A single genomic interval of Bradyrhizobium sp. sBnM-33 harbors:
- a CDS encoding urease accessory protein UreD produces MRTDITRAASATFAANRAQGAVRFGVHLQDGVTRRGDLHESGSLRVRFPSPEAEGLSGVFVNTAGGIAGGDRFDIDIGAGEGTRLTLTTAAAEKVYRAPGPAAQLNIALKAEAGAHLAWLPQETILFDRARIIRRIDIDLAEDASLLLCEIVVFGRAAMGETMRHGEFVDRWRLRRGGKLVFAETIRLDGDIGAKLARPAVANGGVAIGTALIVPGDEAVVEHIREASETFGGEVGISCWNGFAMARFFAQDAAGLRADMMTVLGRASGVALPRLWLN; encoded by the coding sequence ATGCGGACCGATATCACGCGCGCGGCTTCGGCAACGTTCGCGGCCAACCGGGCCCAGGGTGCGGTGCGGTTCGGCGTGCATCTGCAGGATGGTGTCACCCGCCGCGGCGACCTGCATGAATCCGGCTCGCTCCGCGTACGTTTTCCCTCGCCCGAAGCAGAAGGGTTGTCCGGCGTGTTCGTCAACACGGCCGGCGGCATTGCCGGCGGCGACCGTTTCGACATCGACATCGGGGCCGGTGAGGGGACGCGGCTGACGCTGACGACGGCAGCGGCTGAAAAGGTCTATCGCGCCCCCGGTCCCGCCGCGCAGCTCAATATTGCCCTGAAAGCCGAAGCCGGCGCCCATCTCGCCTGGCTGCCGCAGGAGACCATCCTGTTTGACCGTGCTCGGATTATCCGCCGCATCGATATCGACTTGGCGGAGGATGCCTCGCTTCTGCTCTGCGAAATCGTGGTGTTTGGCCGCGCGGCGATGGGCGAAACGATGCGGCACGGCGAGTTCGTCGACCGCTGGCGCCTGCGTCGTGGCGGCAAGCTGGTGTTTGCGGAGACCATCCGGCTCGACGGCGACATCGGTGCAAAACTGGCGCGGCCAGCCGTGGCTAATGGCGGCGTTGCCATCGGCACCGCGTTGATTGTGCCCGGCGATGAGGCAGTCGTGGAGCACATCCGCGAAGCCTCGGAAACGTTTGGTGGCGAGGTCGGCATCTCCTGCTGGAATGGATTTGCAATGGCGCGCTTCTTTGCCCAAGATGCGGCCGGGCTGCGCGCCGATATGATGACGGTGCTCGGCCGCGCCAGCGGCGTGGCGCTTCCAAGACTTTGGCTCAATTAA
- a CDS encoding urease subunit gamma, which translates to MNLSPREKDKLLISMAAMVARRRLERGVKLNHPEAVAIISDFIVEGARDGRTVAELMQAGAQVLTRAQVMDGIPEMIHDIQVEATFPDGTKLVTVHEPIR; encoded by the coding sequence ATGAATCTGTCTCCCCGCGAAAAGGACAAGCTCTTGATCTCGATGGCGGCCATGGTGGCGCGCCGCAGGCTGGAGCGCGGCGTCAAACTCAACCACCCCGAGGCGGTCGCCATCATTTCCGATTTCATCGTCGAAGGCGCCCGCGACGGCCGCACCGTCGCCGAACTGATGCAGGCCGGCGCCCAGGTGCTTACCCGCGCGCAGGTGATGGACGGCATTCCCGAGATGATCCACGACATCCAGGTCGAAGCGACGTTTCCCGACGGCACCAAGCTCGTCACTGTGCACGAGCCGATCAGATGA
- a CDS encoding urease subunit beta, whose translation MIPGERFIKDGEIELNTGRKTVTLTVANTGDRPIQVGSHYHFFETNPALKFDRKKSRGMRLDIAAGTAVRFEPGQTRDVQLVALAGKRTIYGFRGDVMGKL comes from the coding sequence ATGATCCCCGGCGAACGCTTCATCAAGGACGGCGAGATCGAACTCAACACCGGCCGCAAGACGGTGACACTCACCGTCGCCAATACCGGCGACCGCCCGATCCAGGTCGGCTCGCACTACCATTTTTTCGAAACCAACCCCGCACTGAAATTCGACCGCAAAAAATCCCGCGGCATGCGCCTCGACATCGCCGCCGGCACCGCGGTTCGTTTCGAACCGGGCCAGACCCGCGACGTGCAACTCGTCGCGCTCGCCGGCAAGCGCACCATCTACGGCTTCCGAGGCGACGTGATGGGCAAGCTGTGA
- a CDS encoding endonuclease domain-containing protein: MPHDEVSKIQRDRAKRLRREMTRAETLLWRHLKADRLAGLGFRRQSPMGNYIADFVAHSRKLIVEVDGESHDFEERIRHDARRDQWFASRGYRVLRFTNNYVMRNLEGVVLSILEAAEQAAPLSLTLSRKGRGNPSRRCVPNGYWREQAMISSDVSTPIGLPPPCWGGLGRGVAASRPAGNWHEIQI, encoded by the coding sequence ATGCCACACGACGAGGTCAGCAAGATTCAGCGAGATCGCGCCAAGCGCCTGAGGCGCGAGATGACGCGTGCGGAGACGTTGCTTTGGCGCCATCTGAAGGCTGATCGTCTCGCTGGACTTGGCTTTCGCCGGCAGAGCCCGATGGGAAATTACATCGCGGACTTCGTCGCGCATTCCCGCAAGCTCATCGTTGAAGTCGATGGCGAGAGCCACGATTTCGAAGAGCGTATCCGCCACGATGCCAGGCGCGATCAATGGTTCGCGTCTCGTGGTTATCGCGTTCTCCGATTTACCAATAACTATGTGATGAGGAATCTCGAAGGTGTCGTTCTTTCCATTCTCGAAGCAGCGGAGCAAGCGGCACCCCTCTCCCTAACCCTCTCCCGCAAGGGGAGAGGGAACCCGTCCCGCCGGTGCGTCCCTAACGGGTACTGGCGGGAACAAGCCATGATCTCCAGTGATGTGAGCACACCGATCGGGCTCCCTCCCCCTTGCTGGGGAGGGTTGGGGAGAGGGGTGGCCGCGAGTCGCCCTGCCGGCAATTGGCACGAAATTCAGATCTGA
- the ureC gene encoding urease subunit alpha, whose product MSVKIKRSVYADMFGPTTGDKVRLADTDLIIEVEKDFTTYGEEVKFGGGKVIRDGMGQSQVTNRQGAADTVITNALIVDHWGIVKADVAIKEGMIAAIGKAGNPDIQPGVTIVIGPGTDVIAGEGKIVTAGGFDSHIHFICPQQIEHALMSGVTSMLGGGTGPSHGTFATTCTPGPWHMGRMIQSFDAFPVNLGISGKGNAARPAALVEMIKAGACALKLHEDWGTTPAAIDNCLAVADDYDVQVMLHSDTLNESGFVEDTVKAFKGRTIHAFHTEGAGGGHAPDIIKIAGLKNVLPSSTNPTRPFTRNTIDEHLDMLMVCHHLDPSIAEDLAFAESRIRKETIAAEDILHDLGALSMMSSDSQAMGRLGEVIIRTWQTADKMKKQRGALPEDKGNDNDNFRVKRYIAKYTINPAIAHGVSKLIGSVEKGKLADLVLWSPAFFGVKPDCIIKGGSIVAAPMGDPNASIPTPQPVHYQPMFAAYGKSLTASSVVFTSKAATTGGLARKLGISKTLYPVKNTRGGISKKSMIHNSATPKIEVDAETYEVRADGELLTCAPAEVLPMAQRYFMF is encoded by the coding sequence ATGTCCGTAAAAATCAAACGTAGCGTCTATGCCGACATGTTCGGGCCGACCACCGGCGACAAGGTGCGGCTGGCCGATACCGATCTCATCATCGAGGTGGAAAAGGATTTCACCACCTACGGCGAGGAGGTGAAGTTCGGCGGCGGCAAGGTGATCCGTGACGGCATGGGGCAGTCGCAGGTGACCAACAGGCAGGGTGCGGCCGATACAGTCATCACCAACGCGCTGATCGTCGATCACTGGGGCATCGTGAAGGCCGACGTCGCGATCAAGGAGGGTATGATCGCGGCGATCGGCAAGGCCGGCAATCCCGACATCCAGCCCGGCGTCACCATCGTAATTGGTCCCGGCACCGACGTCATCGCGGGCGAAGGAAAAATCGTCACCGCGGGCGGCTTCGACAGCCACATCCATTTCATCTGCCCGCAGCAGATCGAGCACGCGCTGATGAGTGGCGTCACCTCGATGCTGGGCGGCGGCACCGGCCCGTCGCACGGTACGTTTGCGACCACCTGCACGCCCGGCCCGTGGCACATGGGCCGGATGATCCAGTCGTTCGACGCCTTCCCGGTCAATCTCGGCATTTCCGGCAAGGGCAACGCGGCGCGACCGGCCGCGCTGGTCGAGATGATCAAAGCTGGTGCCTGTGCGCTGAAGCTGCATGAGGATTGGGGCACCACGCCCGCGGCGATCGACAACTGTCTCGCGGTCGCCGACGATTACGACGTCCAGGTGATGCTGCATTCGGACACGCTGAACGAATCCGGCTTCGTCGAGGATACGGTAAAAGCCTTCAAGGGCCGCACCATCCATGCTTTCCATACCGAAGGCGCCGGCGGCGGGCACGCGCCTGATATCATCAAGATAGCCGGGTTGAAAAACGTGCTGCCGTCCTCGACCAATCCGACGCGCCCCTTCACCCGCAACACCATCGACGAGCATCTGGACATGCTGATGGTGTGCCACCATCTCGATCCCTCGATTGCGGAAGACCTCGCCTTCGCCGAAAGCCGTATCCGCAAGGAGACGATCGCGGCCGAAGACATCCTGCACGATCTCGGCGCGCTCTCGATGATGTCATCGGACTCGCAGGCGATGGGCCGGCTCGGCGAAGTCATCATCCGTACCTGGCAGACCGCCGACAAGATGAAGAAGCAGCGCGGCGCGCTGCCCGAGGACAAGGGCAACGACAACGACAATTTCCGCGTCAAGCGCTACATCGCCAAATACACCATCAACCCCGCGATCGCGCATGGCGTGTCGAAACTGATCGGCTCGGTGGAGAAAGGCAAGCTCGCCGATCTCGTGCTATGGTCGCCGGCGTTCTTCGGCGTGAAACCCGATTGCATCATCAAGGGCGGCTCGATCGTGGCGGCACCGATGGGCGATCCCAACGCCTCGATCCCGACGCCGCAGCCGGTGCATTACCAGCCGATGTTCGCCGCCTACGGCAAGTCGCTGACGGCGTCCTCGGTGGTGTTCACCTCCAAGGCCGCGACGACTGGCGGCCTCGCGCGCAAGCTCGGCATCAGCAAGACGCTCTATCCGGTGAAAAACACCCGCGGCGGCATCTCCAAGAAGAGCATGATCCACAACAGCGCCACCCCAAAGATTGAGGTCGATGCCGAAACCTATGAGGTGCGCGCAGACGGCGAGCTTTTGACATGCGCCCCGGCCGAGGTTCTGCCCATGGCGCAGCGGTATTTCATGTTCTAA
- a CDS encoding putative quinol monooxygenase, translating to MIYVVATLTIKPETRADFIAAATACIKETRKEPGNIAYDLHESVTDPSKMVFVEQWENAEALVPHRGAEHMKTFGRVAVKCMTAPPKVEVITPEKIDVR from the coding sequence GTGATCTACGTCGTCGCCACGCTGACCATCAAGCCCGAAACGCGCGCCGATTTCATCGCGGCCGCCACCGCCTGTATCAAGGAAACCCGCAAAGAGCCGGGTAACATCGCCTATGACCTGCATGAGAGCGTCACCGATCCCTCAAAGATGGTGTTCGTCGAGCAGTGGGAAAATGCCGAGGCGCTGGTGCCGCATCGTGGCGCCGAGCACATGAAGACGTTCGGCCGCGTCGCCGTGAAATGCATGACGGCGCCGCCGAAAGTCGAAGTCATCACCCCCGAAAAGATCGACGTTCGCTGA
- a CDS encoding putative quinol monooxygenase: protein MIYVIATTPMKPENKDDFIKGHKACIAETLKEKGCISYEGHVSVNDPNLYVVVERWETRDDLNAHGRAPHMKVWREYSSQMKTAPTVIEIISDGKVEKF from the coding sequence ATGATCTACGTTATCGCCACCACGCCGATGAAGCCGGAAAACAAGGACGACTTCATCAAGGGGCACAAGGCCTGTATCGCCGAGACGCTGAAAGAGAAAGGCTGCATCTCCTATGAAGGCCACGTCAGCGTGAACGATCCAAACCTGTATGTGGTGGTGGAGCGTTGGGAGACCCGCGACGACCTCAATGCACATGGCCGCGCACCGCACATGAAGGTGTGGCGGGAATACTCCTCGCAGATGAAGACCGCGCCGACGGTGATCGAGATCATCAGCGACGGCAAGGTGGAGAAGTTTTAG
- a CDS encoding urease accessory protein UreE, protein MIRATKVLGQHRWTQAAADTVVLDFDDRHRRRMAMMGTRGLEFLLDLENAVALRGGDALVLEDGRLIEVVAAAEPLIEIRGVDPLHLVRIAWHLGNRHLPTQIMPKGLRIRRDHVIEAMVKGLGARIIEIEAPFDPEGGAYAQVSHDHASHHHGHDHRHHDDDHAHHHDHDEHCDHDHHHHDHSHAHDHK, encoded by the coding sequence ATGATCCGCGCGACCAAAGTTTTGGGCCAGCATCGCTGGACGCAAGCAGCCGCCGATACCGTCGTGCTCGATTTCGACGACCGGCACCGGCGGCGGATGGCGATGATGGGCACGCGCGGGCTCGAATTCCTGCTCGACCTGGAGAACGCGGTGGCGCTGCGCGGCGGTGATGCGCTGGTGCTGGAGGACGGCCGGCTGATCGAGGTGGTCGCGGCCGCCGAGCCCTTGATCGAGATCCGCGGCGTCGATCCCCTGCATCTGGTCCGCATCGCCTGGCATCTCGGCAACCGCCATCTGCCGACCCAGATCATGCCGAAGGGCCTGCGTATTCGCCGCGATCATGTCATCGAGGCGATGGTGAAGGGGCTGGGTGCGCGCATCATCGAAATCGAGGCGCCGTTCGATCCCGAAGGCGGGGCGTATGCGCAGGTTTCGCATGATCATGCCTCGCACCATCACGGCCATGATCATCGTCACCATGATGATGATCATGCGCACCATCACGACCACGACGAACATTGCGACCACGATCATCACCACCACGATCATTCCCATGCTCATGACCACAAGTGA
- a CDS encoding urease accessory protein UreF encodes MLMTTSEPAPADASSGMSAEESAALYRLMTWLSPSFPVGAFSYSSGIEWAVEAGDITDAASLRDWLAAMLVDGSGFCDAVFLAQAHRAASVQDAMALRDIAELATAFVPSRERQLETTTQGRAFIDIARAAWACDGLDSMVAASGSAIVYPVAVGVVSAAHAVPLAPAMHAFLHAVVSNWISAGARLVPLGQTDSQRILAGLEIDVAATARRALAASLDDLGSATFRADLASLRHETQYTRLFRS; translated from the coding sequence ATGCTCATGACCACAAGTGAGCCTGCGCCCGCCGACGCGAGCAGCGGAATGAGTGCGGAGGAATCAGCGGCGCTGTACCGGCTGATGACCTGGCTGTCGCCGTCCTTCCCGGTCGGCGCATTCTCCTATTCCAGCGGCATCGAATGGGCGGTTGAGGCCGGTGACATTACCGACGCCGCCTCGCTGCGCGACTGGCTAGCTGCGATGCTGGTTGACGGTTCCGGTTTCTGTGACGCCGTGTTTCTGGCGCAGGCGCATCGCGCCGCGTCCGTGCAGGACGCCATGGCGTTGCGCGACATCGCCGAACTCGCTACTGCCTTCGTGCCCTCGCGGGAGCGTCAGCTCGAGACGACAACGCAGGGCCGCGCCTTCATCGACATCGCACGCGCCGCCTGGGCCTGCGACGGGCTCGACAGCATGGTTGCTGCGAGCGGCAGCGCGATCGTGTATCCCGTCGCGGTTGGCGTCGTCAGCGCCGCGCATGCCGTTCCGCTTGCGCCGGCGATGCACGCCTTCCTGCATGCCGTGGTGTCGAACTGGATTTCCGCCGGCGCGCGCCTCGTGCCGCTCGGGCAAACCGACAGCCAGCGCATTCTCGCCGGCCTCGAAATCGATGTCGCCGCCACCGCCCGCCGCGCGCTCGCAGCTTCCCTTGACGATCTCGGCAGCGCTACCTTCCGCGCCGATCTCGCCAGCCTCCGCCACGAGACGCAGTATACGCGGCTGTTTAGGTCATGA
- the ureG gene encoding urease accessory protein UreG: protein MSKSHGPLRIGVGGPVGSGKTALMDLLCKSMRERYDIAAITNDIYTKWDAEFLVRSGSLTPDRIAGVETGGCPHTAIREDASMNLAAVADMRAKFPDLDLVLIESGGDNLAATFSPELADLTIYVIDVAAGDKIPSKGGPGITRSDLLVINKIDLAPYVGASLEKMETDAKRMRGERPFVMTNLKKSEGLDRIIGFIETKGGLRPAAKAR, encoded by the coding sequence ATGTCAAAATCTCACGGCCCGCTCCGTATCGGCGTCGGCGGTCCTGTCGGCTCCGGCAAGACCGCGCTGATGGACCTGCTCTGCAAGTCGATGCGCGAGCGCTACGACATCGCCGCCATCACCAACGACATCTACACCAAATGGGACGCGGAGTTTCTGGTCCGCTCGGGCTCGCTGACGCCGGACCGCATCGCCGGCGTCGAGACCGGCGGCTGTCCGCACACCGCGATCCGCGAGGACGCCTCTATGAATCTCGCGGCGGTCGCCGACATGCGCGCGAAATTTCCCGATCTCGATCTGGTGCTGATCGAATCCGGCGGCGACAATCTTGCCGCGACGTTTTCCCCCGAACTCGCCGATCTCACGATCTACGTGATCGATGTCGCCGCCGGCGACAAGATCCCCTCCAAGGGCGGGCCTGGCATCACCCGCTCGGACCTCCTCGTCATCAACAAGATCGACCTGGCGCCTTACGTCGGCGCGTCGCTGGAGAAGATGGAGACTGACGCCAAGCGTATGCGCGGCGAGCGGCCGTTCGTGATGACCAATTTGAAGAAGAGCGAGGGGCTCGATCGCATCATCGGCTTCATCGAGACCAAGGGCGGCCTGCGCCCGGCCGCGAAGGCCCGGTAG
- a CDS encoding HWE histidine kinase domain-containing protein: MVRLGFIIGFIALIGVLLSGLAAYRVHEQELAIDGIALSRAIDVHASLVQDRLTERELLARVASGLFRSPSVVKANMLQPLRSAIYAFKTDFVVASWIARLKPGDLAAAQAELKGAGFTNPTIRDFDDKPLDLRTINKPIDVLMDLEPRSPDTLGFPGRAYDRHSVIGPMLAQAAATGKPLASDPIPLLRQNGPIGLVLASPILLEGSSEPAGFVTFSYELAPLMLTDDDRSLFSVVLKDPDDANDEYVANEQGVVTLRAVRQGDPLPSVVRTVTFGGRDWSLGYYAKNNAAQRAQQTAIVVAAIGLALTGIVCGLFGYVAYNNLRLSREIEVRIGFERRLTAVIDELNHRVKNILAVIQSIVTRTLRHGSDMDVSRELLIGRIHAMSNVVTLLSESQWQGVKLKGLFESRAIPHADRIVVNGPDIAVSARAAQSLSLLFFELASHSDEGLSLVGKHPHIVANWEVSGEEPDTIFHFRWEEFNTSAATRREDSDFGLILLDRVAPEALGGTAKRYFTDVSYVYELTAPMVTVVDMTERDRTGEISAPVRPVK, from the coding sequence GTGGTTCGGCTGGGCTTCATTATCGGCTTTATCGCGCTGATCGGAGTTCTGCTCTCCGGTCTCGCAGCCTATCGCGTTCACGAGCAGGAACTGGCGATCGACGGCATCGCGCTGTCGCGCGCCATCGACGTTCATGCCAGCCTGGTGCAGGACCGGCTGACCGAGCGCGAATTGCTCGCGCGCGTTGCATCCGGCCTATTTCGTTCACCCTCGGTAGTGAAGGCCAACATGCTGCAGCCGCTGCGTTCGGCGATCTATGCCTTCAAGACCGATTTTGTGGTTGCGTCCTGGATCGCGCGTCTCAAGCCGGGCGATCTGGCGGCTGCGCAGGCGGAGTTGAAGGGGGCCGGGTTCACCAATCCAACGATCAGGGATTTCGACGACAAGCCGCTGGATCTCCGGACCATCAACAAGCCGATCGACGTGCTGATGGATCTCGAGCCGCGCAGTCCGGATACGCTCGGCTTTCCCGGCCGCGCCTACGACCGCCACTCGGTGATCGGGCCGATGCTGGCGCAAGCGGCGGCAACCGGCAAGCCGCTGGCCTCGGACCCGATCCCGCTGTTGCGCCAGAACGGGCCGATCGGTCTCGTACTGGCCTCTCCGATTCTGCTGGAGGGCAGTTCGGAGCCGGCCGGCTTCGTCACCTTTTCCTACGAGTTGGCGCCGCTGATGCTGACCGATGACGACCGCTCGCTGTTTTCGGTGGTGTTGAAGGACCCTGATGACGCCAATGACGAATATGTCGCCAACGAGCAGGGCGTCGTCACGCTGCGGGCGGTGAGGCAGGGCGATCCGCTGCCGTCGGTGGTGCGGACGGTAACGTTCGGCGGCCGCGACTGGTCGCTCGGCTATTACGCCAAGAACAACGCCGCGCAGCGTGCGCAGCAGACCGCGATCGTCGTCGCGGCCATTGGGCTGGCGCTCACCGGCATCGTCTGCGGGCTGTTCGGCTATGTCGCCTACAACAATCTGCGGCTCAGCCGCGAGATCGAGGTGCGGATCGGTTTCGAGCGGCGCTTGACCGCCGTCATCGACGAGCTCAACCACCGGGTCAAGAACATCCTCGCCGTGATCCAGTCGATCGTGACGCGCACGCTGCGCCACGGCTCCGACATGGATGTGTCGCGCGAGCTATTGATCGGCCGCATCCATGCGATGTCGAACGTGGTGACGCTGCTCAGCGAAAGCCAGTGGCAGGGCGTCAAGCTCAAGGGCCTGTTCGAGTCGCGCGCGATCCCGCATGCCGACCGTATCGTCGTCAACGGCCCGGATATCGCTGTCAGCGCGCGTGCCGCCCAGTCGCTCTCGCTGTTGTTCTTCGAACTGGCCTCGCACTCAGACGAGGGCCTGTCGCTGGTCGGCAAGCATCCGCATATCGTCGCGAACTGGGAAGTCTCGGGCGAGGAGCCCGACACGATCTTTCATTTCCGCTGGGAAGAGTTCAACACCAGCGCAGCGACGCGGCGCGAAGACTCGGATTTCGGCCTCATCCTGCTCGACCGCGTCGCTCCCGAAGCGCTCGGCGGCACGGCAAAACGCTACTTCACCGATGTCAGCTATGTCTACGAACTCACCGCGCCGATGGTAACCGTGGTCGACATGACCGAGCGCGACCGCACGGGCGAGATTTCCGCGCCGGTACGGCCGGTAAAGTAG
- a CDS encoding sigma-70 family RNA polymerase sigma factor, giving the protein MPLTDSLRDDILASVPSLRAFAISLSGNGDRADDLVQETLLRAIANIDSFQPGSNLPAWLFTILRNLFRSDYRKRRREVEDAEGNYAKTLKTQPSQNAHLEFEEFRTALDKLPQDQREALILVGASGFSYEDAAAICGCAVGTIKSRVNRARSKLSALLYVEGAEDFGPDETVRAVIGGNGG; this is encoded by the coding sequence ATGCCTCTCACGGACTCTCTTCGCGACGACATTTTGGCGTCGGTACCAAGCCTGCGCGCGTTCGCGATCTCACTTTCGGGCAATGGTGACCGTGCGGACGACCTTGTGCAGGAAACGTTGCTGCGCGCCATTGCCAACATTGACTCGTTCCAGCCCGGCTCGAACCTGCCGGCCTGGTTGTTCACCATCCTGCGCAACCTGTTCCGCTCCGACTATCGCAAGCGGCGGCGCGAGGTGGAGGACGCCGAGGGCAATTACGCGAAAACTTTGAAGACCCAGCCGTCGCAAAACGCGCATCTGGAGTTCGAGGAGTTTCGCACAGCGCTCGACAAGCTGCCGCAGGACCAGCGCGAAGCGTTGATCCTGGTCGGTGCCTCCGGCTTCTCCTACGAGGACGCCGCTGCCATCTGCGGCTGCGCGGTCGGCACTATCAAGAGCCGCGTCAACCGCGCGCGCTCGAAACTCTCAGCGTTGCTCTATGTCGAGGGCGCCGAGGATTTCGGGCCCGACGAGACGGTGCGCGCCGTGATCGGCGGCAATGGCGGCTGA
- a CDS encoding NepR family anti-sigma factor encodes MKEAKKQGGLNAEIQSRIGHQLRAMYDDVVRQGVPDRFAELIRKLDGPEAAAAQIDETAKNDGRD; translated from the coding sequence ATGAAGGAAGCAAAAAAGCAGGGCGGGCTCAATGCCGAGATTCAATCGAGGATCGGCCACCAGCTTCGCGCCATGTACGATGATGTGGTCCGACAGGGCGTGCCGGACCGCTTTGCGGAGCTGATCCGGAAGCTCGATGGGCCGGAGGCGGCGGCGGCCCAGATCGACGAAACAGCAAAAAATGACGGGAGGGACTAA
- a CDS encoding response regulator, with protein sequence MSRSQLVAEHLPLLRRYARALTGNQASGDAYVAAMLEALLQDGSLLDERFGPRAGLFKLFTQIWNSVSLNDNPDVATLALPPERRLSNITPLPRQAFLLLSLEGFSEEEVAFILNTDIAETRQLTDTAGREMAAEIATDVLIIEDETFIAMDLESLVKNLGHNVIGVARTHADAVALAKNKKPGLILADIQLADGSSGLDAVNELLRAFEVPVVFITAYPERFLTGERPEPAFLISKPFQPAMVSAVASQALFFQRNSRNRTPRAATG encoded by the coding sequence ATGTCCCGATCACAGCTCGTTGCTGAACATCTGCCGCTGTTGCGGCGCTATGCCCGTGCGCTCACCGGAAATCAGGCCTCGGGCGATGCCTATGTGGCCGCCATGCTGGAGGCCCTGCTGCAGGATGGCTCGCTGCTGGATGAACGGTTCGGCCCGCGCGCCGGGCTGTTCAAGCTGTTCACCCAGATCTGGAATTCGGTCTCGCTCAACGACAATCCTGATGTCGCGACGCTGGCGCTGCCGCCGGAGCGGCGGCTGTCGAACATCACGCCGCTGCCGCGGCAGGCTTTCCTCTTGCTGTCGCTCGAAGGCTTCTCCGAGGAAGAGGTAGCGTTCATTCTCAATACCGACATTGCCGAGACCCGGCAACTGACGGATACCGCCGGCCGCGAGATGGCGGCGGAAATCGCCACCGACGTCCTGATCATCGAGGACGAGACCTTCATCGCGATGGACCTCGAGAGCCTCGTGAAGAATCTCGGTCACAACGTCATCGGCGTCGCCCGCACCCATGCCGACGCCGTCGCGCTCGCCAAGAACAAAAAGCCCGGCCTGATCCTCGCTGACATCCAGCTCGCCGACGGCTCGTCGGGCCTCGATGCGGTCAACGAATTGCTACGCGCGTTCGAGGTGCCGGTGGTGTTCATCACCGCTTACCCCGAGCGCTTCCTGACCGGCGAACGCCCCGAGCCCGCGTTCCTGATCTCAAAACCGTTCCAGCCCGCGATGGTTTCGGCGGTCGCGAGCCAGGCGTTGTTCTTCCAGCGCAACTCGCGCAATCGGACCCCGCGCGCAGCCACCGGTTGA